A single genomic interval of uncultured Sphaerochaeta sp. harbors:
- a CDS encoding heparinase II/III family protein, translating to MTRAYIPLLSHMKGVYRTAPPATDRKFWDTLTSPVSSLIIERAEKVVAQAIPALPASLYLSFSRTGNRTAYEECYFTRRRMLGTLTLAYCLKPKEVILDKIIDLVWAIVEETSWCLPAHNSYIRDTEQLPLPMKDHPIIDLFSAETASTLAQVYSLLKPDLDAITPIIRERIETELERRILTPYLTTHFWWMGDGDEPMNNWTAWCTQNVLLTAFLIPVDKEDQLHIAEKALSSLDCFLKDYGEDGCCSEGAQYYRHAALCLYLCIDILNSVTNFQFDGLPREPKIQNMASFIRHIHAQGPYYFNFSDCSALAGPCSVREYLFAQAVQDPILASFAKHSAGLREEQERDLPQEINLTYRLLELLGITEEEPLPLLKEEDHYYPSVGIWISRDEHLALAVKAGGNDDSHNHNDTGSVTLYKNGIPILIDIGVEQYTKQTFSQDRYSIWTMRSTYHNVTNFPPYEQQAGKKYRCTVEEAATGRIVMELSHCYPEAAGLESYRRTVTHGKNGGITILEQVKGSTASVLTLMCAMQPAIEGKIIHFGDTATMQCNAEGLEITCESITVEDKRLRAVWPKVIYRLLLGYTNELSLHIE from the coding sequence ATGACAAGAGCATACATACCGCTTCTGTCGCACATGAAGGGAGTATATCGAACAGCTCCTCCTGCAACGGACAGGAAATTCTGGGATACCCTCACATCCCCTGTATCCTCTCTTATCATCGAGCGTGCAGAAAAAGTGGTTGCTCAGGCAATTCCTGCGCTGCCAGCGTCTCTGTATCTATCATTCAGCAGGACAGGCAATCGTACAGCTTATGAAGAGTGTTATTTCACCAGGAGACGGATGCTTGGAACACTGACATTGGCCTACTGCCTGAAGCCGAAGGAAGTGATCTTGGACAAGATCATCGACCTTGTTTGGGCAATCGTCGAGGAGACCAGTTGGTGTCTTCCTGCACACAACAGCTATATACGCGATACAGAGCAACTCCCATTGCCCATGAAAGACCATCCTATCATCGACCTCTTCAGTGCTGAGACCGCCTCAACGCTTGCACAGGTCTACTCCTTGCTGAAACCAGACCTTGATGCAATAACCCCCATCATCAGAGAGCGTATTGAGACGGAACTTGAAAGAAGAATACTCACCCCCTATCTTACCACCCACTTCTGGTGGATGGGCGATGGGGATGAACCAATGAACAACTGGACTGCGTGGTGTACACAAAATGTGCTGCTTACTGCATTTCTGATCCCTGTGGACAAGGAAGACCAGCTACACATAGCAGAAAAGGCTCTCAGCAGCCTGGACTGTTTCCTGAAGGACTACGGGGAGGATGGATGTTGCAGCGAGGGAGCCCAATACTACCGACATGCAGCCCTTTGCTTATACCTCTGTATAGACATACTGAACAGTGTTACCAATTTCCAGTTTGATGGATTGCCAAGAGAACCCAAAATACAGAACATGGCTTCCTTCATCCGTCATATCCATGCACAAGGACCATACTATTTCAATTTCTCCGATTGCTCTGCCCTTGCTGGTCCCTGCTCAGTGAGGGAATATCTCTTTGCCCAGGCAGTACAGGATCCAATTCTAGCCTCCTTTGCAAAACATTCGGCAGGTTTGCGGGAGGAACAGGAGAGAGATCTTCCCCAGGAGATCAACCTCACCTACCGCTTGCTTGAACTACTGGGAATTACAGAGGAAGAGCCATTGCCCTTGCTGAAGGAAGAGGACCACTACTACCCAAGTGTGGGTATCTGGATCAGCCGGGATGAGCATCTTGCCTTGGCAGTCAAAGCTGGAGGAAATGATGACAGCCACAACCATAATGACACTGGCAGTGTAACCCTCTACAAGAATGGAATTCCCATTCTCATTGACATCGGTGTAGAGCAGTACACCAAGCAGACCTTCAGCCAAGATCGATACTCTATCTGGACCATGCGCTCAACCTATCATAATGTGACCAACTTCCCCCCATACGAACAGCAAGCGGGTAAAAAATACCGCTGTACTGTTGAGGAAGCAGCAACAGGGCGAATTGTCATGGAGTTATCTCATTGTTATCCAGAAGCAGCTGGATTGGAATCCTACAGGCGAACAGTAACTCATGGAAAAAATGGTGGAATTACCATCCTAGAACAAGTGAAAGGGAGTACCGCTTCTGTCCTGACCCTGATGTGCGCCATGCAGCCGGCCATAGAGGGAAAGATAATCCATTTTGGTGATACGGCCACAATGCAATGCAACGCAGAGGGACTGGAGATTACCTGTGAATCGATCACAGTGGAAGATAAGCGATTACGTGCAGTATGGCCTAAGGTTATCTACCGGTTGCTCCTTGGCTATACCAATGAGCTCTCACTTCACATAGAATAG
- a CDS encoding transcriptional regulator — MASTLEYVEFICNQIDEEWHPSYRKMFGDYFIYIRNKPIILVCDDVAYVKKLPCIASLMEEAESDIPFQGANEWYILDIEDRALVDEVVSALEKVSTVPLKRKRKKTP; from the coding sequence ATGGCATCGACACTGGAGTATGTAGAGTTTATTTGCAATCAGATTGACGAAGAGTGGCACCCCAGTTACCGGAAAATGTTTGGGGATTACTTTATATATATACGAAACAAGCCAATCATATTGGTCTGTGACGATGTTGCATATGTCAAGAAACTTCCCTGCATCGCCTCCCTGATGGAAGAGGCAGAATCTGATATCCCGTTCCAAGGAGCCAATGAGTGGTACATTCTTGATATCGAGGACCGCGCTTTGGTGGATGAAGTGGTTTCTGCATTGGAGAAGGTGAGCACGGTTCCTCTTAAACGTAAACGAAAGAAGACTCCTTGA